A genomic stretch from Theobroma cacao cultivar B97-61/B2 chromosome 4, Criollo_cocoa_genome_V2, whole genome shotgun sequence includes:
- the LOC18602783 gene encoding LOW QUALITY PROTEIN: 3-ketoacyl-CoA thiolase 2, peroxisomal (The sequence of the model RefSeq protein was modified relative to this genomic sequence to represent the inferred CDS: deleted 2 bases in 1 codon), which produces MEKAINRQQILLQHLNPSAPSSADQNYNSALSASACLAGDSAAYQRTNAFGDDVVIVAAYRTALCKSKRGGFKDTYPDDLLAPVLRALIEKTNLNPGEVGDIVVGTVLAPGSQRASECRMAAFYAGFPETVPVRTVNRQCSSGLQAVADVAAAIKAGFYDIGIGAGLESMTTNPMAWEGSVNPRVKQMEQAQNCLLPMGVTSENVAHRFGVTRQEQDQAAVESHRKAAAATASGKFKDEIIPVTTKIVDPKTGDEKPVTISVDDGIRPNTSLSDLAKLRPVFKKDGSTTAGNSSQVSDGAGAVLLMKRSVAMLKGLPILGVFRTFAAVGVDPAIMGVGPAVAIPAAVKAAGLELDDIDLFEINEAFASQFVYCRKKLELDPKKINVNGAAMAIGHPLGATGARCVATLLHEMKRRGKKNCRFGVISMCIGTGMGAAAVFERGDHTDELCNARKVETNSFLSKDAL; this is translated from the exons ATGGAGAAAGCGATCAATCGACAGCAAATTTTGCTGCAACACCTCAATCCTTCAGCTCCTTCTTCGGCTGACCAAAATTACAACTCTGCCCTCTCT GCATCGGCTTGTTTAGCTGGAGATAGCGCTGCTTATCAAAGAACGAATGCGTTTGGAGACGATGTGGTTATAGTAGC AGCATATAGGACTGCTCTTTGCAAATCCAAACGAGGCGGTTTCAAGGATACTTATCCTGATGATTTGCTTGCCCCTGTTTTAAGG GCATTGATAGAGAAAACGAATTTGAATCCGGGTGAAGTTGGGGATATTGTTGTGGGAACGGTCTTGGCACCAGGATCTCAACGAGCGAGTGAATGTAGGATGGCTGCATTCTACGCTGGCTTCCCTG AAACTGTGCCCGTTAGAACTGTGAACAGGCAATGTTCTTCTGGGCTTCAGGCGGTTGCTGATGTAGCTGCAGCTATAAAAGCAGGGTTTTATGACATTG GCATTGGGGCTGGGTTGGAATCCATGACCACTAATCCAATGGCTTGGGAAGGATCTGTTAACCCAAGG GTGAAGCAGATGGAGCAAGCTCAGAATTGTCTCCTTCCGATGGGTGTTACGTCGGAGAATGTTGCTCATCGCTTTGGTGTGACAAGGCAGGAGCAGGATCAGGCTGCA GTTGAATCTCACAGGAAAGCAGCTGCTGCTACAGCTTCTGGGAAATTTAAAGATGAAATAATCCCCGTCACCACTAAG ATTGTTGATCCAAAGACTGGTGATGAGAAACCTGTCACAATCTCTGTTGATGATGGGATTCGACCTAACACTTCATTGTCAGATCTGGCAAAATTGAGGCCTGTGTTCAAGAAAGATGGGAGCACTACTGCAG GAAATTCTAGTCAAGTGAGTGATGGCGCTGGGGCTGTTCTGCTCATGAAAAGAAGCGTTGCCATGCTAAAAGGGCTACCAATTCTCGGTGTATTCAG GACTTTTGCTGCAGTTGGTGTGGATCCTGCCATCATGGGTGTTGGCCCAGCTGTGGCAATTCCTGCAGCAGTTAAAGCTGCTGGTCTGGAACTTGATGATATTGATCTATTTGAGATAAATGAG GCATTTGCATCCCAGTTTGTATATTGCCGTAAGAAGCTGGAACTTGATCCAAAAAAGATAAATGTAAATGGAGCTGCAATGGCAATTGGACATCCATTGGGTGCAACAG GTGCTCGCTGTGTTGCTACACTTTTGCATGAAATGAAGCGGCGTGGCAAAAAGAACTGCCGCTTTGGT GTGATCTCAATGTGCATAG GCACAGGGATGGGGGCAGCGGCTGTTTTTGAAAGGGGTGACCATACCGATGAGCTCTGCAATGCCAGGAAAGTTGAAACTAACAGTTTCTTATCCAAGGATGCCCTATAG